From the Pseudomonadota bacterium genome, the window CTCTACAGCCCCCTGCGCCTGGCCGAGACGCCGTTCGTGATCACCGATGTGGTGAGCGCCGAGGTCATCAAGTACGCCTCAAATGCCTTCCTCGCCGTGAAGGTGAGCTTCATCAACGAGCTGGCCCTGCTCTGCGAGAAGATGGACGCCGACGTGCAGCAGGTCGCCAAGGGCATGGGCCTCGACAGCCGCATCAACCCGAAGTTCCTCCAGCCCGGCCCCGGCTACGGCGGGTCCTGCCTTCCCAAGGATGTGAGCGCCTTCGCTGACATGGCGCGAAAGAACGGGCACACGCTGCACCTGGTGGAGGCCGTGGCCGAGGTGAACCGGCGACAGAAAGCCTCCGCCGTAGAGAAGATCATGGACGCCCTGTCTGGCGTGACCTCCCCCCTGGTGGCGGTGGCGGGCCTCTCGTTCAAACCGGAGACCGACGACGTTCGCGAAGCCCCGGCGCTCGAGATCATCCGCGCCCTGCATGAACGGGGAATCCGCTGTCGCGCCTACGATCCGGCCGCTATCGGAAATGCGCGCGCCATCTTGCCGGACATCGAGTACGCGACAGACGTGCACGCCCTGGTCGAAGACGCGGACTGCCTCGTGTTCGTCACCGAATGGAACGCGTTCCGCAAGCTCAACCTCGAGAAGATCAAGTCCGGGATGCGCTCGCCTGTCATTGTCGACCTGCGCAACATCTACGACCCGGAGCAGGTGGCCGCCGCAGGCTTCACCTACCACTCTGTCGGGCGTCGCAGAGCGGCCCCCCAGGCGCAGCCCATCTCCTGAGGCGCCTCTGCCGCGCCGGCTGGCGCACGATCAGGTCGAAAGGCAGAGCGGTCAGCGACCCACCACCGTGACGTCGACGCTCCTCTCGCGCGGTCCCTCGAGCTCGACCAGGAAGATGCTCTGCCATGTGCCGAGCACGGGCCTTCCCCCTGAAACAGCAACCTGGACCGTGGGCCCGAGCAACGCCCCCAGAAGATGCGATTTCGCGTGCTCCGGACCGTCGTGGAGATGGTGGAAGTCGAGATCGGGAACCGCCCGCGCCAGCCAGGCGAGCATGTCTTCCTCCCAACCAGAACCCGCATCGTTGACCACGAGGGCGCAGGTGGTGTGGAGCACTGTCACCAGGGCAATGCCGTGCTCGATCTTTGATTGCCGGATGCGCTCGCGAACCTGCTGGCTGATGTTGATCATCTGACGGCGTGCGGCGGTTGGCACGGAGAACGTGGACATCTTCTCTCTCCTCTGCAGGTCGACAGGCGCGATGACCGCCTCCCGAGCGCTGCCAGCTCGCGGTCTCATGCCGCCTGGCAAGACGGTTCCGCGAGAGCGCGCGGGGCTCCTGGGAAACCAGAGCAAGAGGATCAGGGTCATCTGCCCCGAAACCTCCCCGCGTGATATACGTCCTGCGGCAATGGGAAGGCGGCAGCATCTCGGGGCCCAAGTGGCACCTCGAGCGCAATCGTGTTCCCTACAAGATCATCGAGGCGCACACGTCGCCACAGTACCCCGACCTCAAGAAGGGTGACGCCATCATCGGCCTCGGCGGGCCGCCGAGCGTGTGCAACATGCACGAGCCCGACTACGAGCACGAGTTCGTGCTGTACGAAGCGGGCTTTCTCGGCTATGCCGCCCTGATGGACATCCCCTTCTTCGGCATCTGCCTGTCGCACCAGCTGAAGGCCAAGATGGAGCTCAATCCCGTCGAGCAGCGCACCTACGAGTTCGGGGTGCAGGAGATCACGCTCACCGACAAGGGTCGCGAGCACTGGCTCTTCGACGGTCTCCCCTCGTTCCTGCGCATCTACCAGCATCACCGTGACCACGTCCTCAGCCTCAGCGGCTCAGCCCAGCTCCTGGCAGACTCACCGAACTGCCCGGTCGAGGCCGTGGCGTGGGACGACGTGAGCGTGTCGGTGCAGTGCCATCCGGAGGTTCTGCTGCAAGACATCCCGGACGCCCTCGGCAAGTACCCGAAATCGCTGGCCGCCACCGGTCTCAACGTCGAGCAGATGCTCGATCGGTTGCAGCCGAACTACATGGAGCTGATGATGGGACTGTTCGACAACTTCTTCATCCGCGCAGGCTACCTCAAGCCGCGACGGGTGACTGCGATGTTCGAGCATTGATGGCCTCCGTGATGTCAGACCCCGCTCGCCTGCTCGATGAGAGCGCGGTCCTCCTCGAAGGAGGGAAGGTCCCGGAAGCCCTCGATCTGCTCGCCCAGGCAGCTTCCATCGTGAAGGGAGACGCCGCGCTCGAGGGGCGCATCCACGCTCGCATCGCCCTGGCGCGAGACTACCTCGGCGATCTGGCGGGTGCCGTCGAAGCCACCGAACGCGCCCTGCAGGCGCTCGAGAAGAGCGAAGACCACGATACCCATCTCCTGGCGCGCTACGGTCTCGGACACCGCTACATGCGCATGGGCCGCCTCGACGACGCCCACAGCCAGATCACCCAGGCGCTCGAGCTGGCCCGACGCGTGGGCAACGACTTCCAGCTGGGCAACGCACTCGTCAACCTCGGGAACTTT encodes:
- a CDS encoding YjbQ family protein, yielding MTLILLLWFPRSPARSRGTVLPGGMRPRAGSAREAVIAPVDLQRREKMSTFSVPTAARRQMINISQQVRERIRQSKIEHGIALVTVLHTTCALVVNDAGSGWEEDMLAWLARAVPDLDFHHLHDGPEHAKSHLLGALLGPTVQVAVSGGRPVLGTWQSIFLVELEGPRERSVDVTVVGR
- a CDS encoding UDP-glucose/GDP-mannose dehydrogenase family protein, producing the protein MNVAVFGTGYVGLVTGTCFADFGVNVTCVDADADKINAIERGRIPFYEPGLETMVAKNVREKRLSFTTEAAQTVRDAEIIFIAVGTPQTPEGGADLRAVEQVARCIGQNLSRYTVIVTKSTVPAGTNQRIRDIVSEHAGPDAHFDVVANPEFLREGSAIDDFLHPDRIVIGTDSERAVALLTDLYSPLRLAETPFVITDVVSAEVIKYASNAFLAVKVSFINELALLCEKMDADVQQVAKGMGLDSRINPKFLQPGPGYGGSCLPKDVSAFADMARKNGHTLHLVEAVAEVNRRQKASAVEKIMDALSGVTSPLVAVAGLSFKPETDDVREAPALEIIRALHERGIRCRAYDPAAIGNARAILPDIEYATDVHALVEDADCLVFVTEWNAFRKLNLEKIKSGMRSPVIVDLRNIYDPEQVAAAGFTYHSVGRRRAAPQAQPIS